The following proteins are co-located in the Pyxicephalus adspersus chromosome Z, UCB_Pads_2.0, whole genome shotgun sequence genome:
- the LOC140343340 gene encoding bile salt-activated lipase-like codes for MARWIAFTLAFASFLAAAHTATLGVVYTEGGFVEGKSKKIGILNTSYIDSFKGIPFAAPPSVLQKAERHPGWSGTLKATDYKPRCLQATLSQTDTRGSTDCLYLNIWVPHSGKSVSTNLPVMVWIYGGAYLFGAAEGANFLGNQLYDGEELALRGNVIVVTFNYRLGPLGFLSTGDANAPGNYGLWDQHMAIAWVKRNIAAFGGNPNNITIFGESAGAASVSLQTLTPYNVGLIKRAISQSGTGLCSWAIQRDPLHWAKQVAQKVGCPVDDSAALVNCLRVTDPKAITLAYKLDLSNLSYPVVHYLAFSPVIDGDFIPDEPHNLFSNAADVDYMAGANNMDGHLFAGMDLAVVNEPLQKISQDEVQKLISDLTLPKTSTGADVAYDLYTSNWGPNPAQELMKRTVIDAETDYIFLVPTQEALAYHAMTARTGKTFSYLFSHPSRMPIYPNWVGADHADDLQYIFAKPFTTPLAYRPQDRDVSSAMIAYWTNFAATGDPNQGLSKVPTSWLPYGTQYGQYLEINNDITYKSMKQGLRSSFVHFWVHTYRNLPSV; via the exons cttggaGTTGTGTACACAGAAGGAGGATTTGTGGAAGGAAAGAGTAAGAAAATTGGAATTCTAAATACCAGCTACATTGACAGTTTCAAGGGAATTCCTTTTGCTGCTCCTCCATCAGTTCTTCAAAAAGCTGAGAGACATCCAGGATGGTCTG GAACATTGAAAGCCACAGACTACAAGCCACGCTGTCTACAAGCCACCTTGAGCCAGACGGATACCCGTGGAAGCACAGATTGCCTGTACCTGAATATCTGGGTCCCACACTCAGGCAAATCAG TGTCCACCAACCTGCCAGTCATGGTATGGATCTATGGTGGAGCTTATCTGTTTGGTGCAGCTGAAGGAGCCAATTTCTTGGGAAACCAACTTTATGATGGCGAAGAGCTTGCTCTCCGTGGCAATGTCATTGTCGTGACCTTCAATTACCGTCTGGGACCATTGGGATTCTTAAGTACTGGAGACGCTAACGCCCCTG GAAACTATGGTCTGTGGGATCAACATATGGCCATTGCTTGGGTGAAGAGGAACATTGCTGCCTTTGGTGGAAACCCCAACAACATCACCATCTTTGGAGAGTCTGCAGGAGCTGCTAGTGTCTCACTACAG ACTCTGACTCCTTACAACGTTGGACTGATCAAGCGTGCCATCAGCCAGAGTGGCACCGGTCTGTGCTCATGGGCTATTCAGCGTGACCCTCTTCACTGGGCTAAACAA GTAGCTCAAAAAGTTGGCTGTCCTGTGGATGACAGTGCTGCCCTGGTCAACTGCTTGAGGGTTACAGACCCCAAAGCCATTACCCTGGCTTACAAACTGGACCTGTCTAACCTTTCCT ACCCAGTTGTACACTACTTGGCTTTCTCACCAGTTATTGATGGGGATTTTATCCCTGATGAACCACATAACCTGTTCTCCAATGCTGCTGATGTGGATTATATGGCTGGAGCTAACAACATGGATGGACATTTGTTTGCTGGCATGGATCTGGCTGTTGTAAATGAACCACTGCAGAAGATTTCTCA GGATGAGGTACAGAAGCTGATCTCAGATCTTACGCTTCCCAAGACATCGACTGGAGCAGATGTGGCTTATGATCTTTACACCTCAAATTGGGGACCCAACCCTGCACAGGAGCTTATGAAGAGAACAGTTATTGATGCCGAAACCGATTACATCTTTCTGGTCCCTACTCAGGAAGCCTTAGCCTATCATGCCATGACTGCCAG AACCGGCAAGACCTTCAGCTACCTGTTTTCCCACCCCTCACGTATGCCTATCTACCCCAACTGGGTAGGCGCTGATCACGCTGATGACCTGCAGTATATTTTTGCAAAGCCTTTCACCACCCCACTGGCTTATAGACCTCAGGACAGAGATGTGTCTTCTGCCATGATCGCTTACTGGACCAACTTTGCTGCCACTGG aGATCCCAATCAGGGTCTATCCAAGGTCCCCACTTCATGGCTTCCTTATGGCACTCAGTACGGGCAATATCTGGAAATTAATAATGATATCACCTACAAATCCATGAAACAGGGACTAAGGTCATCTTTTGTCCACTTCTGGGTGCACACATACCGCAACCTGCCAAGTGTTTAA